From the Dermacentor variabilis isolate Ectoservices chromosome 5, ASM5094787v1, whole genome shotgun sequence genome, the window CTGGAAGGGTAATATTCAGCAAGATAGATTTAGTGAAGGCCTACCATCAAATCCCTGTTGAGCCAGTGTACATCCCAAAGACTGCTATTGCCATATTATTCAGACTTTTCGAGTACGTCGGCATGCTGTTGGGGCTGAGAAACGCTGCTCAAACATTCCAGAGGTTTATCAGTAATAACACCTGGATACTCCCCTTCGTATTTTCATACCTCAATGACCTCCTGGTGGCTAGTATTTCCCGTGAACAGCATAGCAACAATTTTCTTGGCTCCAGGAACACAGCCTTCTCATCAATCCTACAAAGTGTGTCTTTGGTGTCCATGACATTGAGTTCCTTGGACATTGCATGTCTTCCGAAGGAATAAGactgttgaaaaagaaaattcaagccttGCATCAGTTCCCTTGCCCAGTGTCACTGTGAAAGCATCGGGAGTTCCTTGGGCTGCTCAATTTCCACTGCCATTTTCTTCCTAACATCACCAGAATAATTGTACCACTGACTGAGCTCCTCAAGACCACTAAAGCTCCTCCCACTCTACTGTCCTGGATGTCCGACGCTGAAGATTCCTTCCAAGCTGCCAAGACATCGAGCTTCGGGACCTCCGGTCCTCTGCTACGTCTTTAATGCTGTCCGACGTGCCCCTTCTGTTTTCTTCAGGCACTATCACTTGCGACATGTCAAGAGGTGGAACACGCTGATTCGTTCCATTCCGACTCCGCCATCAAGTGTTTGACAAGCTACACAGCGCAAGTAATCCCAGAGTTCATGCTACCCAGCATCTAATTACTTCCTGCTTTGTGTGACCGAGTGTATACTCGATGTGCACCGCTGGGCTCGCGAATGCCTTCACTGTCAACACTCCAAGATGGCACGACACACCAAGTTGCCAATTCGCTCCTTTCATCCACCTGACACCCTGTTATATCACATTCACATCGACATCATTGGGCCACTGCCACCATTCCGAGGTGCTTCCTTCATACTCAATTGTGTACACCATTATACCCGCTGGCCTGAAGCATTTCCTCTCACTGATATAACGGCACTTACAGCAGCTTCTGCGTTTGTCAGTGGCTGGGTCTTGCGCTTCAGATGCCCCAGCGTTGTTACGACCAATTGCTGCCAACAGTTTGAATGTGATGTTTTCTGCAAACTCATGTGCTTGCTTGGAGTTTACCATATTCATACTACCATGTATTGCCTATTGGCAAGCTGAATGGTGGAATGCCTTTACCATCAACTTAAAGCCGCCTTGATGGCCCGTCAGGCTCGCTCGCTCTTGGGCTGGAGGCCTTCCTCTCATCATGCTAGGCATGCACTTCTCTTTCAAGGATCCTCAGCTGCACAAAGCTGCGAAGCTGGTCTATGGCACAACATTGCATTTGCCCAGTGAATTGTTCGCACCAGCTGCGGTTGCCACGCCCGACCCAGAAAGCTATGTTCAGCAGCTCTGCTTCCTGCTTTCACACTTGCGTCCTTGACCCTAGTAGACTTTCATCCTTAAGTAATGTTTTTGTCAGCAAAGACATTCCTGCAGTGAGCCATGTTTTTGTATGCCTCCCTATGATGGCCCCTTCAAGGTACCCAAACGAACAGAAAAAACTGTTACCGTTGACCTCAACGGACACGAAGAAGTCGTGGTGATAGACAAAGTCAAACCAGCCGACCTACTGACTTTGCCATCATTATCAGCTTTCAATGACTTTACAACCACTGAAATGACGGATCTACCCATCACCCGGCATAAAAGGATGTTTCTTGGGCACGGCTGCACCGCTGCTCTTCtcctaaaggggggggggggggggggggagccctctAGCCGCCATCGTCATCTTCCTCGGCCACCTTTTATACATGGCGTATGCTCCGGAGCATGTTTCTTGTGCCTCGTGTTGTGAACTGCGAGATAAGAAGAAAAAGGGAAGAATAAGAAGAGAGCTTCTTTGGCTCCTGCTATCGGCCCAAACGGTTCTCACGTCTTTGACTTGCCGACTCGCTCATTGTTGCAGTGGACCTAACCTCGGCCCCTATATATATGTTTACtttgcatttacagccgtaatttggctaaaaagaatataaataaattgggtcaaggactttctgattctGCGTATCATTGCCTGAGAAATAGCCCacttgctttctttgtttcttgggGGGAGAAGGTACTTAATATTGTTAATCATTCTTTGCTGGCTTTGTTTAATTCAAAATGATATCAGCGAATTAACAGATATATCGAAATATTCAAATGAAGCCACGTGACAGCAGGCTGTCATTGGCTTAGTGTGACCTGTTGAGAGTAGTACAAGGACTTAAATATATGACAGACTACAAAGCTCTGAAATTTAACCATTGCAGTGATTCTGTAAGCATGAGGAACGTTAATGGTTTGTAGGAGTAATGAATATGCATATGGCACATTTTCTTGCCAAACAAATAATCTGCATTTAAGGAAGTCAGCAAAGTAGGCTGGAAAAGTGCTGTGTTTGGAAGTTAGCACTACCTGGTGTCTGGCAATGTGTTTCATTCTGCAGTTGCACTGTTTTTCTCTAAAATGAGGCCTTAGGGCCATCTTATGTCTTTTGCCTGGTGCCTAGTGACCATGATCCTGTGATCAAAGTTGTTTACTTAAACACAACACAAATTGGTGTTTCACAAGGAAACACAAGAATATCATTAAAAAGAGCATTGTAAGGAAGTGAAAACTGCTTGCCTAATACGACGTATTCCTTGCTTTTGACTGAAGGCTATGTCCATGATTGGCGATCGGCACTCAAAAGAAACAGCAGAAAAGGCAGCACGACAAAAGGAGCTCTCCAAGGTGGTCATCAAGAAGGAAGACGTGGAGTTAATTGTGAGTACACAAGCCTTAAAAtgggcatgtactgaatcttgcATAAAGAGGTATGCCAGATATATACGACTGTTCTGCCTAAACTACTGACTTGTtcatgctcaaattttgcagacaGGCGGTGTCTTGTGGTGCTGCATTTTAATACCATACTTATGTGCCTTGCATCTCTATTTCATCGACAATAAATTAAAAGTGCTGTATGCAGCGATgccacgcaaaagaaaaaaatgcttatTTTACTGTAACGAAGCGGTGGCTCTATctgtactttttagagctatcaTTGTTGTCTAGCATGTTATATGTCACTGTCATTCAAACAGATCTGCAAGCAACAGAGAAGCCTGAGAAATCAAAATTCAACATAGAATATTTTTATTAGAAAAATGCAGAAGAAAATGTCCCTAAAAACATGGCCGCAGGACCTGGTCAAAACCCAGTACAACTAATTAAAAACTTTGGTCCAAAGAGCAGGTTGTGGTCACAATGCTTTGACTTTAGATGTTCACATAGACTCCACTATTTCCAATTTTGGAGCCTACGATGTGCCAAAAGCGGACTTGTTGCGTCACCCGCGgcagccgcggtatctacgctacgtagcagaccgcagctacatgcaactacaGTGCATATGTGCACTATTTTCTTTCTTCACGACAAGGCttgagtgctcacccgtgctcatatGCTCCTGTCTGGCTGTGACGCATTGTGCGAACCGACTGTCCTGCCCCAGCTTGAACGACACATAGTAGCCACATGCAGCTTGCGCGTTTTAAAGCGCTATCAATAGCTCGATATAAAGTCTGCAAAGGTGTCTAGGCACGAGCGGCCAGGGGCGAGCGTGCGCTGGCTTGTGTACATGTGGTTTGACCTTGAATTTAgcatggttcgaggctagttgagggTTCAAAACTAAGCGAGACCCAACAGCTACGGCTACGATAAGCAGGGTGGACGAAGTTTAATTCCTGCATGGACGGTCCTGGCCAAGTGGTAGCAGATGATAGTTGGCTTCTTCCGGAAttacgtaattattatcgaaattcaaaGGCAAATTgtcacttacttcagcctgtttattaaactgatTCAATAAATGTGCACACTAATAGTAGGAAGAagtccaaacacccttcttgattggtgtcagctatcggccaatagcagccacttAGGGGAGtctgctatattatgaaataaagcatccagaaaagagtgacGAGCAGACTTCTGCTGAAAAGAGAGTggttgagagaaaggtgactttgtgCTCGCTTGCGAGATCCACACACCGCACATGACTGCAAAATTTTACCGACGTGTTCACTGCAGCATATGCTATCTGCATactatgttttttcaccaagcacAATGGGTGGTTTATGTCCCCTTAAAAGGGTCTctgaaacagttcggacaaattttgtagatgcattTTGTAGATGTagagctacagtaaaacatttgtGTGACAATTTAAGTGAAgggtctcatattaagagagctacggacagTTGCAAGTTACCGTCCTGCCTAGCCATGATATTTCTCTTCAACTCATTCGCTGAGTGATCAGGGCTGAGCTCCGCCTCCACTAGCTCTGCGTCACGATGTGACATCCTGTCGTCTACTACCGATTGTCTTGGAGCCAGCACActaagcctctccaacctctctgcTAGCCTCTTGGCGGTCAGTCCCCAGTGAGAGCTATTCAAGAagcgtgtgttgcgagcattTTGTCGCAGCGCCAGGTGTGTCCGCTATTTCactaaccacaggcgagctggacATTTTGACGGATTGGCGGAGGCGTAAACTAGAGCCCCTCCATACTACAACTGCTTTGTTGAAGGAGCTTTAGCACAGATGTAAGTGAGCAGCCTGAATGGCCTGCATGGTCCGGCTACCTAGTGGTGCAGAGCTTAATCAGCCAAATACAGAGCTGATATTGCTGTGAAGAAGTATAAGACATTTGAAACATTTAAAAagacaacgtgttcatgattacatgCCAAAAATTTAGActagcagcaaagtagaatacacttggttactgctatgtTAACtttgtgtttggttgagctctgtaccaccaggtgggTGTACTGTGCAGGCAGTTctaaagtccctcaataattCCAAAGTACagacaggctttgatccagccgacggcGCCAGCaataggctgatcggtgacatgtgaccttgctccgcccctttgccgccatgaaagttcctgcgtgccgggcgaagtgcgcgtgttttgcctgttgtgctatgcacattgctgcgataatttaaTTCCGAGAGGGCCGAATGGCCTTGTCGCTTTGCGGTTGGGTGCCAGAACCGGACGAAcaatggcaagaagttattttgcatcccgcacggcaaccagaacctaaccagaagaaaagtatgcttgcacagaattggacggaagGACTTTGAACTGCTGGTAACTGCGCGGTTATGCGATGCAAGAAACACAgaacgatacaaaggtgcgatagaaagtatacacgtgcatGCGTCGAGatgtgatagtatttcactcgcgcacatgaatgttgatggccgaagtttgtggatattacttattttagttcgttatgagccctctgaatagctcagtatgacctaggatgcaAAGGACCAAAATGtcttgttgctgtgcgggtgaGTGCCGAGATCAGATGGAGGACGGCAAGAAGTTACTTTGCATTCCGTgcggcaaacaaaacctaaccagaagataaatgtggtcgcatagaatCGGACGGAAAGACAGAACcatcggtaactgcacgactatgcgaggaaagtaacgtagagcgatacgaaggtgcgagagaaagtatataCGTGTGCATACACgtgcgcatgaatgttgacggccgaagtttgtggagattattgattttagtgcattatgagcccgttgacttagcagatgcagtatgacctagcatgcaagtaaatagtggggcagaaacgcattaactcgctgacaaatatccgcattgcgttatgtgcgataaaaaataaatttcagcagcgaattctactttcacactttcctgtgtttgcgcgcgttgttaactgcgctttacaatatgcccaaaaagtcatttccaactgtgcatatcctaatcgttttttgtgcattgcatatgtgaataaatatgtTCCTAAGTGCcggcattactctgcttttaaaaacaaatactgcatagccactgctactggccatcaaataataaagtgtaATAGCATAATGCAATTTATCAAAGcacattacatacagctgcgagctcgttccttccaagtttcccttacactcgaagaagtTTCGCTAATCGGCGGTGCcgttttactgatgaaaaacacacaactgcaaattagcataagaaaaacgccagaagcgatacacggatcgccagcaaaacacagtgcagtaatagctaggccaatccgcgtgcgtttctTGTAAGGGCGccctaattcttacggggctttagcggtgcacggaggcaaAAAGgaataaacacaacaatgcgtgTCATTtttcaagtttacgtggcgacgtcgcacggttcacgagaacagtcaactgcattcacacacgcgcatacACTATGCTCGATGTCGTTGTGCCGCGACATTAGATcacgctggcagcccgaacacgatcgaggagactcgctgacacgatccataccgctgctttagaatgtcacgacagttgcactggctcgtagcactgaaccacaaaacaaaacagttgTCGTGCAATCGCTACACGACaaacacactcagcggcaagaagactgttggcgcactcgtttccacacacatacaggatgttgtttagttgccgtgagggtcgccCGTTTCAGTGGCGTTGTGTCGAAACTTTTCGGTCCAGGCCACTGTCAGCCTTTTTTCTTTACacgaattcttcgttcaaagtaaccactgtgtgtacgcagcacacttacgagcaaaagaattcacagagcaaacaggattaagcgcaagcaatcaccaaggctcgcgcggtgattgagcgcaaacgaacaaGAGGTAAACATGCGAAATCGCGAGGTGATCAAgcactcattccgctctcttgagcgtttttctttcagcgctcatttgaaattaaaggactagatttagcagttcgggccctcctttcgtttttcaccacatTCAGGCACCAGTAGTGTTTGATTTCAgcgcgtgtgcagatattttttcacctcacgaataccacggcgccgcggtttagcttgggtgccgtctgctacaggaacttcctaggtggtgCGCGCGGCAGATGTCACTATCTTGTTATAGAGGGACCTTAGGCAGTTCACGTTTGCGCCCCCGCTCGTCTCTTAAATGCACAGAGCACTTGCTCTTGTGTTTACCCGAAAACCGAACACGCTAAATTCTATTGTAGTAGTAATCTTTTGGTGTGAAGTGACAGCCGCAAGCACATGTAGatcctggtgccgatcggataccgacagtccaatgtgctgcagccactctgctcgttggctgccttgcagagggacacaatgttgcagcttgacatatcgTCAATCGCTGTTTCCAGTGCACAATGCAACAAGGGCAAATCATGGTGCTTGTGAAAAGAAAGATTGAAACCAACATCGACCTCACAGCTTGTGTCAACACGGAgcacacaagcagacgacacttgctgtgtgccagaaatgCTTGAGTGTAGTGAAAAATAGTTTTagtgtattctctttctgttgcATCTTTTCATAGAGAGAAATTAACCAACACCCtaactattacaaacaacatttgttgttcatcataaagttggaaaaattgtcGATGACATGACCTGGGTAGCCAAATGGCTATGTGGCCCTGCTGATGTCAGATGGTCAACACACGTCGATTGGGGTGGGGTGGCTAAAAACTCAGAGGAGCGGCACTGCTGCAATTCGTAACATTGTAGATTTCTAAAACCATCTCATAAATTATGTGCTTTATGCAGAGCACTTACATGcatcacttaatgatcagaaggacctacccttaCGACTCAGTaaatttgtacaaaatcgtcaaaatcgtttcagggtctctttaaaggcatagaaagacgactggaaaactgTGAATTAGGATTTGATTTATTCTGCATGCGTTtaacagaaggtccccggactgatgtatgtATGCGGttgacatagtgctactagcgggcTACGCAAGAGATTTACATACACTCGCGAATATTTGTGGCAATGCAGTGACAAATCTATGCCTCCAGTTTAGCATAGACAAATATGGAATTGTGATCTTCAATGAGGAGACGCATATTTACATGGTGTACGTCAATTCAGCAGCAAGTCATACCCGTTGTCAAGCAATATAAGTACCTTAGCGTATGCATAAACAAAGGAAAGATTTACTCGAGCACtgaccaagataatctgaaaataaaggggaagcggaatgcagcaataatgaatcATATAGAGCACCTTGGGGCCACAATACGTGTGAAGTGGGGCATGGAATCTGGATAGGATTAATGGTGCCAGCACCAACGTTTGTAAACGCCATTCTGTGCTTCGAATCTGATATCTTGTTGGGGTCAGAAGTTAACCAAAGATAGGTAGGCTGGCTGGCTTTGGGAGGCCACAGTAAAGCCACAAATCAGGCAGTGCAGAGTggcatgggttgggcctcttttgaagtcagaacCGCAGAGTgaaattaattttgaagaaaaactCGGGAACGCTGATCAGAATAAACAGGCGGCTAAAATGCACAAGTATCCCTACCTGAAATGCGTGGAcaaagaatggaggaagaggtcaagaaagttggcaaccaagtacagtgTAACTGAAAGCGCAGATAGACAACTAGGGGTcataagaaagaaagtgagagaaacagagatagCAGATTGGATGCAAGGAAcggaaacaaaaaagaccatggagacTTAGAAGAATGAGAAGGAAGACATTAGAAGCCGAAAATGGTTAccataacacaaagggcagtgctttgctatttgaggctcaagccggttgcctaaggacaaaaaaatgtactgaagcaaatattcgcaacaagatgaggtatgtgtatgctgcagcaaaaatcttgggaccactcagcacatcctaatggaatgcgaatgTATTCACCCAATGAGACCCATAGTTAAcacacaccttccagaagcactttgGTTTAATgtggagataagcaagagacgtttagactGTTGGGGGAGGAAAAGCAGGCAAGGGCCATTGATTTTTCAGCAAGAGTCATTTGTGCCTGGTGCACCTGTTTATGCTATATGCAGTAGGCATAGCATTTCATATTATACATAAAAGAACAGGTGGTCAGCAAACACACATGCGCATCCTTTGCTTCTTTCAGATGCAAGAAATGGAGATTCCTCGATCAGTGGCAGAACTCAAACTGCGGGAGCACCAAGGAAATGTGGTTGAGGCCCTGATAGAACTGACAAACTAAGCTTCGTGTGTGATTAAACGTTGTGTGCCATTTTAACTTGGTTTGCCTTTGTCTTCCTTGCGTTCTCGAGTTGCTTTCTTTGTTGGTATGGGCAGCCGTGTAGAACTTCCTGGCTGCACCGATGCAGTAGCAAGGATACTAATACCAAATGTTGCATCATTCAGGCCGACATGTTTGTGGCTTCACTAGCTGAAATGCTATCACGTTCAAGCttctagttttgcacaggcaatatCTTGTGGTGTGCTTTGTTTACTTGAAGTATGGTTAGAAGGATCAGAAGTATGCACTATCAGTGATGATGCTGCACCAAGAGATGTAGAAGGAATAATAATACCTCCTGGCACAACTTCTCCAAACTCCCTGGAATTTCAACATGTTGGTGGTGAGACAGACTTATTTTACTCACATGACAAGTAGTACCACAGTTCCTTCTATGGCTATTATGGTCTAGCGCTGGCCACAAACAATGTGTACACCTAATTTGTTCCAAAAGCTAGAAAATAGAATACATACAAGCAAAGTGCTCCGCTAAAGGAGAACTGATGTATATTTTTGAAGCTGTCGAGGCTCCACCATACAATTCTTGAACGTAAGAGGATGACACTTATCAAGTATGAAGGTTGGAAAGCTTTTGTGAGATAGTTAAATGTAATAGTGCGCTCATTTTGCAATGCTGGACTTGGAGTCATCAACGTTGTTGTGATGTCGTGACACACAGGAAAATTTACCATGTTGCATGGCACTAAGGCTAGGTATGATTTTGTTCTTAAAATAGACATGGACAAGAGTGTTGTGTGCATTTGCTGAGGCTGGTCTTGTTTGTGGCATCTGCAGCGATTACAGGATTGGAACAAGCCAGGTTATCACGATGGATTAACCTTCTGAAAACTGAAACTAAAGCTAGGTTGTAGAAACAAGTATCGTAGTAAATTGTTTAGGGCTCTCTGGTGTGTACTACTATTCTTTTTAACATTTACAGGGGCTTGAACTTCATTTAGCCTACGAGAAGCAGACCGTAATgaattttgctttgttttttggcAAATGGGCAAGTGTTGCATACGTGTTTGAACGCTCTCTTTCTCAACGTAATTGTACTGGAGAGCAATGCACTTCTCCCACTGGTGAGGGAGTCTTGCTAGACCCTTGTGGAACCACTTCTTGGAAGTACTGCGCACATATGCCCGGACAGCCTCTTGCAGCCCCTATGTGTTAGCAAAATGCTGACCACGCATGGGTCTCTTCAAGGCTCCGAACAGATATTAGTTGGAAGGGGCCTAGTCGGGTGAGTATGGTGGGTGCAGCAGCACACGAAAGCCCGTAATGAGGCCTTCTACCTGTGTGATGTTGGGTGCGGTCACAGTTAGCGGCCGTCCAGAAGTGGTCCCTTTCAATGTTGACATGcagctcattttccagccatccaCCCAGTTGTAGAAGGGTCGTCAGGATTCTGTCTGCTTGCCACACACTTCCATAAATCGCTGGTGAATCTCCATAGCGCTCATGTCCTCTTCCCACAAGAACCACGATGTCCAGCGCTGCCCTAGCCGTCGCTCTCCGTGCTGTCCATTCGGCTACTGGCACACGCAGGAAAGATGGGCCCTGGCGACCACAAAATGGACGCCAAACTTCCCACTACTCATGAAAGACGCGCCGATAGATGGGGCTGCCTATGTGGGGTGGAAGATTCACGAATGCCATTCATGATGATATGCTCCTAGAGTGACAAGTTGAAAATGTGGTGTTGGTgttcctttaaagggcccctaagaAGAAATATTTCAGGTGTATTGCCCTTTTATAATTCCAAAAAAGCCACTGTTACTGTGAGAAGAAGCTTTGCAAGTCAGAAAAGGCACAAGCGAAACATGAGTGGTGATACcatgttgaagttcctgcactaCCTTGCTGTGGCATCATGGATTTCAATAACGTTTGCACAGGCCTAATTAATTTTTATCAGTAAAAATAGACTGCCTTTTATTCTAAAGGACCCAgagactgaacttagcaagttttgA encodes:
- the LOC142583281 gene encoding huntingtin-interacting protein K — its product is MSDDTEDAGGDEQQKPQKKVAKHDSGAADLEKVTDYAEDKEIRSQDIMCAMSMIGDRHSKETAEKAARQKELSKVVIKKEDVELIMQEMEIPRSVAELKLREHQGNVVEALIELTN